One Acetobacterium sp. KB-1 DNA segment encodes these proteins:
- a CDS encoding ABC transporter ATP-binding protein gives MIRKMIKRIIKLSGKYSWRIKGAFVFAVIEAILSKMPIYYGFMLLSRFYDNSITATDCLYVGIALVVTLLIQMIVHRVTDELQSGAGYLLFADKRIELGNHLRKMPMGYFTEGNIGKISSVLSTDMAFIEENIMHKLGNIMSFIFSAAVMLLFMCLLDWRLGVIALVTTGVAVVVGEQMQKKVSAQESVLRQQQSELLTDAVLAFVEGIAVIKSYNLLGEKSGELRQNFKRSMDKNIDFESAMSPWIVGLFVVLAIGITGVFGMSIFLTVNGELGLPYLLGVLLFVFEMFGPLKALYLEAPVLNIMNCCLDRIEAVLDEPELDDGGQQTLPQQAADGIEVAFKNVRFGYGEELVLDDISCELKSQTMTALVGPSGGGKTTVANLLARFWDVRQGEIMIRGVDLKTVPLAQLMEQISMVFQRVYLFKDTIYNNIAMGRQDATREEVTEAARKARCYDFIMALPDGFDTLVGEGGASLSGGEKQRVSIARCILKDAPIVILDEATASVDRDNERYIQEAISELVKGKTLLVIAHRIHTIKNADQILLIADGRIVERGNHQQLLQGNGIYAGYVKTLNKKQQWQIKRSVV, from the coding sequence ATGATTAGAAAAATGATCAAGCGGATTATCAAGCTGTCCGGAAAATACAGCTGGCGCATCAAAGGCGCTTTTGTTTTCGCCGTGATTGAGGCCATTCTTTCAAAAATGCCCATCTACTACGGTTTTATGTTGTTATCCCGATTCTATGATAACAGCATCACTGCTACCGATTGTCTTTATGTGGGGATTGCACTAGTGGTGACACTGCTGATTCAGATGATTGTTCATCGGGTAACCGACGAATTGCAAAGTGGCGCCGGCTATCTGCTGTTTGCGGATAAACGGATTGAATTGGGGAATCATCTTCGTAAAATGCCGATGGGATATTTTACCGAGGGGAATATTGGTAAAATCAGCTCGGTTTTAAGTACTGATATGGCGTTTATTGAAGAAAATATTATGCATAAGCTGGGAAATATCATGAGCTTTATTTTTTCAGCCGCAGTAATGCTGCTCTTTATGTGTCTGCTTGACTGGCGCCTGGGTGTTATCGCTCTGGTCACCACCGGTGTTGCGGTGGTAGTGGGAGAGCAGATGCAAAAAAAAGTATCGGCCCAGGAGTCAGTTTTGCGTCAGCAACAAAGTGAATTACTTACTGATGCGGTGCTAGCCTTTGTTGAGGGGATTGCCGTGATTAAAAGCTATAATCTTCTGGGTGAAAAATCCGGGGAGCTTCGTCAGAATTTCAAGCGCTCCATGGACAAAAACATTGACTTTGAAAGTGCCATGTCCCCCTGGATTGTTGGTTTGTTTGTTGTCCTTGCCATTGGCATAACCGGGGTATTCGGGATGTCAATTTTCCTCACCGTCAATGGTGAGCTCGGTTTGCCTTATCTGTTGGGAGTACTACTTTTTGTCTTTGAGATGTTTGGGCCCCTGAAGGCGTTGTACCTGGAAGCTCCGGTACTGAATATTATGAATTGCTGTCTTGATCGCATTGAAGCGGTACTCGATGAACCGGAACTGGATGACGGCGGCCAGCAAACCCTCCCGCAGCAGGCCGCCGATGGCATTGAAGTCGCATTTAAGAACGTCCGCTTTGGCTATGGTGAGGAGCTGGTATTGGACGACATTTCCTGTGAGTTAAAAAGCCAGACCATGACTGCACTGGTTGGCCCGTCAGGCGGTGGAAAAACAACCGTGGCCAATCTGCTGGCACGGTTTTGGGATGTCAGACAGGGCGAAATTATGATCCGGGGCGTGGATCTAAAAACGGTTCCCCTCGCGCAATTAATGGAACAAATCAGCATGGTTTTTCAGCGCGTTTATTTATTCAAGGATACCATCTACAACAATATTGCCATGGGTCGCCAGGACGCAACCCGGGAAGAGGTGACAGAAGCCGCCAGAAAAGCCCGCTGTTATGATTTTATCATGGCGCTGCCCGATGGCTTTGATACCCTGGTGGGCGAAGGTGGAGCCAGTTTGTCCGGTGGTGAAAAACAACGTGTTTCGATTGCCCGGTGTATTCTCAAAGATGCTCCGATAGTTATTCTGGATGAAGCAACTGCCAGTGTTGACCGGGACAATGAACGCTATATTCAAGAAGCCATCAGTGAACTGGTCAAGGGAAAAACCCTGCTGGTCATTGCTCACCGCATTCATACCATTAAGAATGCCGATCAGATTCTTTTAATTGCTGACGGGCGGATTGTTGAAAGGGGAAACCATCAGCAATTGTTACAGGGCAACGGGATTTATGCCGGCTATGTAAAAACGCTCAATAAAAAGCAACAGTGGCAGATTAAAAGAAGCGTTGTTTAA
- a CDS encoding energy-coupling factor transporter transmembrane component T yields the protein MPAITLQSNSVVKIDPRTKLVLFVLINIMMMGRKPIMVEVLLAGISCLLLLNGRLIKETLLYGGLFFLLLAIDSGYGLQVSTPIGQGLIIASRMIRLFLPMVMCFTVLMKNTTVSEFIAAFQKAHLPMGFIIPFAVMVRFVPTVKEEYQAIVQAMSYRGIPMGIQAVLFKPFMTLEYVMVPLLISSAGVMDELAAAAMTRGLDRDSVRSNLADVKLRLPDYTLMAGVIIIFILMKKGWLG from the coding sequence ATGCCTGCCATTACACTGCAGTCAAATTCAGTGGTGAAAATTGATCCCCGAACCAAACTGGTTCTATTTGTCCTGATCAATATCATGATGATGGGGAGAAAACCGATAATGGTTGAAGTGCTGCTGGCCGGAATTTCCTGCTTGCTTCTACTTAATGGAAGGTTGATTAAAGAGACCCTGCTTTATGGGGGTCTCTTCTTTCTGCTACTAGCCATTGACAGCGGCTATGGACTACAGGTGTCCACTCCGATTGGCCAGGGTTTGATCATCGCCAGTCGGATGATTCGCCTTTTTTTACCAATGGTGATGTGCTTTACCGTGCTGATGAAAAACACCACGGTAAGTGAATTTATTGCAGCTTTTCAAAAAGCGCATCTACCGATGGGCTTTATCATTCCCTTTGCGGTGATGGTACGCTTTGTGCCAACCGTAAAAGAAGAGTACCAGGCCATCGTTCAAGCCATGTCTTATCGGGGCATCCCCATGGGGATACAAGCAGTGTTGTTTAAACCGTTTATGACCCTGGAATATGTGATGGTGCCCTTGCTGATCTCATCGGCAGGCGTGATGGACGAGTTGGCCGCAGCAGCTATGACCCGGGGCCTGGACCGGGATTCAGTCCGGTCCAATCTGGCGGATGTTAAATTAAGGTTACCGGACTACACCCTGATGGCAGGTGTCATTATCATTTTTATTTTAATGAAGAAAGGATGGCTAGGATGA
- a CDS encoding ABC transporter ATP-binding protein produces MIRLNNISVAYEGGQDNPSHQNALDNISLTIEKGECIVLCGKSGCGKTTITRLLNGLIPMFYPAGLQGEVMLMGKNTLDMTIREISQFVGSVFQNPKSQFFNVDTTGELAFGCENQDLSRDAIHHRLKQSVQDFSLEKLINRDIFRLSGGEKQRIACGSIYAMNPDIYVLDEPSSNLDLQSIGQLHNILKQLKSQGKTIIISEHRLHYLKNLATRYIFLEDGKILNEYRPAELEAVSEADKRKMGLRTLDFDQVDSKRVAKQPLKEVAMGFQQLLVRRNKQTILKMANLQIRKNTVLAIVGENGVGKSSLIACVMGFLNYQGDILLNGSKKNKRARQAESFLVMQDVNSQLFARTVLDEVLLGVKSPDVKKAHAILDQLGLSDLSQRHPASLSGGQKQRLAIASAIYGQKKYLFFDEPTSGLDRQSMEAFCQLILENREVVDVTVIITHDLELILGCADEVLLLNRDLSMDLYPLDEAGIKKTRTLFINLYEKQLQKEGLYV; encoded by the coding sequence ATGATTCGGCTAAATAATATCTCAGTTGCTTATGAAGGTGGACAAGACAACCCCAGTCATCAAAATGCTCTGGACAATATTTCCCTCACCATTGAAAAAGGCGAATGTATTGTTTTGTGTGGCAAAAGCGGCTGTGGCAAAACCACAATTACTCGGCTGCTCAACGGCCTGATTCCGATGTTTTATCCCGCCGGGCTACAAGGCGAGGTGATGCTAATGGGGAAAAACACTCTGGATATGACCATTCGGGAGATCTCCCAATTTGTGGGCAGTGTTTTTCAGAATCCCAAATCTCAATTTTTCAACGTCGATACCACCGGCGAACTGGCCTTTGGCTGCGAGAATCAGGATTTAAGCCGGGATGCAATCCACCATCGTCTAAAGCAGAGCGTCCAGGATTTCAGCTTGGAAAAGCTCATCAACCGCGATATTTTCAGGCTCTCCGGAGGCGAAAAACAGCGGATTGCCTGTGGTTCGATTTACGCCATGAACCCGGATATTTACGTATTGGATGAACCCTCATCCAATCTGGATCTCCAGTCGATCGGACAGCTTCACAACATTTTAAAACAGTTGAAATCCCAGGGTAAAACCATTATTATTTCAGAACATCGGCTTCACTATTTAAAGAATCTGGCGACCCGATATATCTTTCTTGAAGATGGAAAAATCCTAAACGAATATCGTCCCGCAGAGCTTGAAGCTGTTTCAGAGGCCGATAAACGGAAAATGGGCCTGAGAACCCTGGACTTCGACCAGGTTGACTCAAAAAGAGTCGCAAAGCAACCGCTTAAGGAAGTGGCCATGGGCTTTCAGCAGCTTTTGGTGCGCCGTAACAAGCAGACGATTTTGAAGATGGCGAATCTTCAAATCAGAAAAAATACAGTGCTGGCCATTGTAGGCGAAAATGGCGTCGGCAAGTCGAGTCTGATTGCCTGCGTCATGGGCTTCTTAAATTACCAGGGCGATATCCTTTTAAATGGATCTAAAAAAAATAAGCGGGCCAGACAGGCTGAGAGTTTCCTGGTGATGCAGGATGTAAACAGTCAGCTCTTTGCCCGAACGGTTCTTGATGAAGTGCTGCTTGGGGTTAAATCCCCGGATGTAAAGAAAGCCCATGCCATCCTCGATCAATTGGGGCTGAGCGACCTGTCCCAACGCCATCCGGCTTCTCTTTCCGGAGGGCAAAAACAGCGCTTAGCGATTGCTTCCGCCATTTACGGACAAAAGAAATACCTTTTTTTTGATGAACCCACAAGCGGTTTGGATCGCCAATCAATGGAAGCATTTTGTCAACTGATTCTAGAAAATCGGGAGGTGGTCGATGTCACGGTGATTATTACCCATGATCTGGAGCTGATTCTAGGTTGTGCCGATGAGGTGCTGCTGCTTAATCGGGATTTAAGCATGGATCTTTACCCGCTAGATGAAGCTGGCATAAAAAAAACCAGAACCCTATTTATTAATCTCTATGAGAAACAATTGCAGAAAGAAGGTTTATATGTTTAA
- a CDS encoding ABC transporter ATP-binding protein — MFKRIIIYAEDQKTKMLFATILLILSVLAGVFPFLMVYQIITPLINGDTLATSVILIRVGMVLFFLVFQAVFMGVGLDLSHKAAYGTLKNIRISLQEKMENLPLGVIEQKGTGRLKKLFVDDVDSLETLLAHAIPEGFANVMVPVVIYGALIIVDWKLALMAMASVPLSLLAMMAMYSIGMNRMGEYFTAGQTMNNTIIEYINGMEVVKVFNREGESYRHFKTDVKNYRDFTLKWFKACWPWMAVYGCLLPYTLILTLPLGSYFVLQGYSTLPDLILTMCMSMALGIPLLRALSFMSALPQLNYKLAEVESVIDATPLKAGTASFLGTDHSVLFTDVSFGYQDATVIHHINLAAKPGETIALVGESGSGKSTLAKLLVHYYDVNDGEISIGGQNICTMSLEALNDCISYVAQDQFLFNTSIRENIRLGKPEAGDEAILLAAEKAQCLEFIRQLPNGIDTFAGDCGNQLSGGQKQRITLARAILKNAPILVLDEATAFADPENEEKMEAALSALVHDKTTFVIAHRLTSVMGADQIYVLESGSISAHGTHQELLETSSLYQKLWMHNQKSADWQMKEVKDND; from the coding sequence ATGTTTAAAAGAATCATCATTTATGCCGAAGACCAGAAAACGAAAATGCTGTTTGCCACTATTCTTCTAATCCTAAGTGTTCTGGCTGGCGTGTTTCCATTTTTAATGGTCTATCAAATCATTACTCCGTTAATTAATGGCGATACCCTGGCAACCAGCGTCATTCTGATTCGGGTCGGCATGGTATTGTTTTTTCTTGTTTTCCAGGCCGTATTTATGGGGGTTGGATTGGATCTTTCCCATAAAGCCGCTTATGGCACCTTAAAAAACATCCGGATCTCTCTTCAGGAAAAAATGGAAAACTTGCCCCTTGGCGTGATTGAACAAAAAGGCACCGGCCGACTGAAAAAACTCTTTGTGGACGATGTTGACAGTCTCGAAACACTGTTGGCTCATGCCATCCCTGAGGGATTTGCCAACGTGATGGTTCCGGTGGTCATCTACGGCGCTCTGATTATCGTAGACTGGAAATTGGCACTCATGGCGATGGCCTCGGTACCACTAAGCTTATTGGCGATGATGGCCATGTACAGCATTGGTATGAATCGAATGGGGGAATATTTTACCGCTGGTCAAACGATGAATAACACCATCATTGAATATATCAATGGTATGGAAGTAGTCAAAGTGTTTAACCGGGAAGGCGAATCTTATCGACACTTTAAAACCGATGTAAAAAATTACCGGGATTTTACCTTAAAGTGGTTTAAAGCCTGCTGGCCATGGATGGCCGTCTATGGCTGTCTGTTGCCCTATACCCTGATTCTGACCCTGCCGCTGGGATCTTATTTTGTCCTTCAGGGCTATTCCACCCTGCCGGATCTGATCCTTACGATGTGTATGTCGATGGCTCTGGGGATCCCGCTTTTACGGGCGCTGTCGTTTATGTCGGCATTACCACAGCTCAATTATAAACTTGCTGAAGTTGAAAGTGTTATCGATGCAACGCCGCTAAAGGCCGGGACGGCGTCTTTTTTAGGAACCGATCATTCCGTTTTATTTACCGATGTAAGCTTTGGTTATCAGGATGCTACGGTGATTCATCACATCAACTTAGCGGCCAAACCAGGTGAAACCATTGCGTTGGTGGGCGAATCCGGTTCAGGGAAAAGCACTCTGGCCAAATTACTGGTCCATTATTACGATGTCAATGATGGTGAAATTAGCATTGGCGGACAAAATATCTGTACCATGAGTCTGGAAGCTTTGAATGATTGCATTTCATACGTAGCCCAGGATCAGTTTTTATTTAATACCAGTATCCGGGAAAACATCCGTCTGGGCAAACCGGAGGCTGGGGATGAAGCGATTCTACTGGCCGCTGAAAAAGCCCAGTGCCTGGAATTTATCCGGCAGTTGCCAAACGGCATCGATACCTTCGCCGGGGATTGCGGTAATCAGCTATCCGGCGGGCAGAAACAGCGGATCACCCTGGCCCGGGCGATTCTTAAAAATGCGCCGATTCTGGTGCTGGATGAAGCAACCGCTTTTGCCGACCCGGAAAACGAGGAAAAAATGGAAGCTGCCTTGTCAGCGCTGGTGCACGATAAAACAACCTTTGTTATTGCCCACCGACTGACTTCTGTAATGGGTGCCGATCAGATCTATGTGCTTGAAAGTGGTTCCATTTCAGCCCATGGCACCCATCAGGAATTACTTGAAACTTCTTCTTTGTATCAAAAATTATGGATGCATAATCAGAAAAGTGCGGACTGGCAGATGAAAGAGGTAAAAGATAATGATTAG
- a CDS encoding MptD family putative ECF transporter S component, translated as MKKKLSTKELILAGAFAAIFVMGLIAMAVITGFTPITFLMVAFLTGIVLGPIYMLYINKVPKRGAILILAALCGLVMSSTSFYPLLFSLLCGLAAEVTSGLGNFESPKHNVLGYGFFSSMFVGPFLSIIFAKEAFFKSMTQYYGEAYVANFASLAPEGIILGLILSGFIGGIIGGVLGNKALKHHFKRAGIV; from the coding sequence ATGAAAAAGAAATTATCAACAAAAGAGTTGATTCTGGCAGGTGCTTTCGCGGCTATTTTTGTTATGGGGTTAATCGCGATGGCGGTGATTACCGGGTTTACGCCGATTACCTTTTTAATGGTGGCATTTTTAACGGGCATTGTGCTGGGCCCAATTTATATGCTCTATATCAACAAGGTCCCCAAAAGAGGCGCCATTTTGATTCTTGCGGCATTGTGCGGTCTGGTGATGTCGAGTACCTCGTTTTATCCCCTGCTTTTTTCGCTACTCTGCGGATTAGCGGCGGAGGTGACATCGGGTCTGGGGAATTTCGAATCGCCAAAGCACAATGTACTGGGATACGGCTTTTTTTCGTCAATGTTTGTAGGGCCATTTTTGTCGATCATTTTTGCAAAAGAAGCGTTCTTTAAGTCCATGACCCAATATTACGGCGAAGCCTATGTTGCAAATTTTGCCAGCCTTGCTCCCGAGGGGATCATCCTGGGATTAATTCTCTCCGGATTTATCGGCGGCATAATCGGTGGGGTACTCGGAAACAAAGCCCTGAAGCATCACTTTAAACGAGCAGGAATTGTCTAA
- a CDS encoding AraC family transcriptional regulator, with translation MRLSRKEWGLQILKEDGPETVYALDQQHSRSRITAYSLYEGIEIQFMDFKEAYSWSGEVANMPRFYQISFCDQGIYQMELKKNVFTYVSPGNIGIFNNCRSSLSSKMIEDSMRGFNILIYPDSLSPKLMDLWQKEYNLDLQLLFDQIEKINSVQIFSYGEYLFSTCKMINEGMETLGLGFIKLKLTELFMMIIHEDFRVFSQRRCFSKEQIDKTKAIKKMIETDLSVHHPISELCLSHGVSTTIFKECFKEMFQFTPYEYLRKMRMNQAAHNLINTDLSILEIGLMLGYENASNFTRAFKKNYGLLPKDFRKKNHQQEKCPA, from the coding sequence ATGAGACTGAGCAGAAAAGAATGGGGACTCCAAATCTTAAAAGAGGATGGCCCCGAAACTGTGTATGCCCTGGACCAGCAGCATTCCAGAAGTCGGATCACAGCGTATTCCCTATATGAAGGCATTGAGATACAGTTTATGGACTTTAAAGAAGCCTATAGCTGGTCCGGTGAAGTTGCGAATATGCCCAGATTCTATCAGATTTCATTTTGCGATCAAGGCATTTATCAAATGGAATTAAAAAAGAATGTTTTTACCTATGTGTCACCGGGGAATATCGGAATTTTTAACAATTGTCGCTCCAGCCTGTCTTCAAAAATGATTGAAGACAGCATGCGGGGGTTTAACATTTTAATTTATCCAGATTCGCTGTCGCCAAAGTTAATGGATTTATGGCAAAAAGAATACAACCTGGATTTGCAGCTTTTATTTGATCAAATCGAAAAAATAAATAGCGTCCAGATTTTTTCCTACGGAGAGTATCTATTCAGCACTTGCAAGATGATTAATGAAGGAATGGAAACCCTGGGATTGGGTTTTATAAAGCTAAAACTAACAGAGCTTTTTATGATGATTATTCATGAAGATTTTAGGGTTTTTAGTCAGCGACGCTGTTTTTCAAAAGAACAAATTGACAAAACAAAGGCCATTAAAAAGATGATTGAAACAGATCTGTCGGTGCATCACCCGATTTCAGAGCTCTGCTTAAGCCATGGTGTCTCAACAACGATCTTCAAAGAGTGTTTTAAAGAAATGTTTCAATTTACGCCGTATGAGTATTTGCGAAAGATGCGCATGAATCAGGCTGCTCACAATCTCATCAATACGGACTTATCCATACTGGAAATCGGCCTGATGCTTGGATATGAGAACGCCAGCAATTTTACTCGAGCTTTTAAAAAAAATTATGGGCTGCTACCGAAAGATTTCAGAAAGAAAAATCATCAGCAAGAAAAATGTCCAGCATGA